ATCTCCCTCCCGTTACCACATCCAACTCTATTATGGACAAACCCGGTATggtataattttaacctaacccgccgagTGGGAACCGGGCGGGTACGGACAGGGTTCCCATTCCAGAAGCCGCCTAATTTCACTCTCCATTGACAGGCCAGAAGTACATCAAGGATTTGAGGAGCTGAAGAAGATGGCTTTGGTGTTTACATATGTTAATCTGGACAACGTGTTGGCTGCAAATGTCTCAATGTTTGTTAATCAGTTGGAGCGAGTGGTCACCGCTGTGGTGGCCATGGAGGACgctgagagatagagagtaagtgtACCGAGGAGAGTGGACCCCATACTGCTCAACGATGTAGTTAAGCTGTAGGGTATGGATGATGAAGATGAGTGGGTCAAAGGAGATAATCCTGGGCACGGCAGAGGTGATTGTGCAGCCAAGGGAGGCGATGTCAATGGATGAAATGTTAGGACTATGATGTGAGAGGTAGGAGTGGAAATAAACGGGGCAGTTCCAGAGAGGCGGTGTATGGAGGACAGACACTTGAGGAATGACCGATATTTTAAAGGAGTGGAGGAGTCGAGGAAGAAGAGGAATGATAACAAGCCACGtaagcagtcacacaggaagtgACTGGTattatggatggatggatggaagctTGATGGGTAGGCCTTGAACAGGAAGTGGTGGGAGAAATCGGAGCATACTTGTAACAGAACCTCACCTTTAAACACTTCATAGAAAAAGCGGCCTTTGGATATGGGGAGCTGGAGAGCAGGGAGGATTGAGAGATGGATTTCCTGGGAATTGTGTGATGACAGCAGTTCTGCAGGATATGACTACTGAGGCAAAAGGGAGGGACAAGATCAGTGGATTGGTACTCAGGCAACTGAGGTGAGGAATTTGGGTGGCGAGAAGCTCAGAAGGGAAAGTGTCATGTGAGCAGTTCGTGGGTTTTATGGAAGAGATGAATTTAATGGTGATGGATGAGGAGatataaaaatatatagaatCAGGTTGGAGAGGTTCACACAAGGGTGAGTGGGAAGGGTTAGGAAGTAGAGtggtcagaagaggcccaggcagaAGAGGGTTGTTTTCAACTTTGGATCACAAAGtatttacagatgaggaagggcaTTCATTGCATCTTAATTCACCCGCTCCCCCCAGAAAGAACGTACAGCCCCCACCCCCGTTGCTGTATCTCAATATGCTGTCAATGATTCCAAGGTATTCGCTTCCAGAACTGTAACTGGGAGTCCATCCCTAGCATGATCACTGCGTGATGAAGAACTTCCTTATATCCAACTTAGATGAtcttttaccagtttgtacctGTCTCTCTTTGCCCAAACATATAACTTCATTTCATGTCATGTTTTAGATTTATCTCTTCCATAACATTTACTATCTTAAGAAACTCCATACAATCACCTCTCAGATGTTTCCTTCCAGACTGAGAAGCCCGAGTTTTTCTCGTCATTCTTCATAATGTGACACTATGGGATCTAAATTGGTCTTtgggcagtagcgcaaaacgggcggtaAGGCATTGGGCGCCCTTTATACGCTCCACCTGACGTTCAGTTCAATTCACATCAATGGGACTGAATATCGGGTGGGGTGAATAACAGGCGGCAATCGtgataccgcccgttttgcgccAGCTCCAGAGACAGATTTCAGACCAGGTATCTTTCAGCTTCGCCACCAGCGATTTCACCTTTCAGTTCATGATCTCCTTATATTTACTGTCCGAGGTTAGGGGTCAGATGGTGGATGGTTAGTGGTGGGGAAGAAAGGAGACGACAGTTAGCTTGGTCCGTGTGTTGGTAATGAACGGATATTACATACTGTTTAACCCACCTTTCTTCCAGAAACACACACCCAACAGAGCAAGGATAAGAATCAGAATCACAGCAGAGCCAACACCAACCTCCAGCGCAACGAATCTATCTAAATGAGATAAAGGGACACAGTGGAATCAAGTTAACCCACATTATCTACACGGAATAAATAATATGCTGCTTGACAGAAGTAAAATAGGTACTGGGGCGGTGTAGAATCCGGAGGGGGCCGCCTAACAGAAAAACATAAGGCATTAAAATATTCACACAGAATCTtagagcgcagaaggaggccattctgcccattgtgactgtgctggctcttttaaggagctgtccaattaatacCACTCTCCTGCACTGTACCGAGCTTTGCACTGTTTTGATAACGTacctcagtctctgatactctaagTCTGTATCACCTCCTCTCTTTACCCCCCataaatctccccccccccattgattcaATGCTTCAAAGTCAGTGAATCAGTAATGGGGCCGTGAGTGGATTGGGACCTTGATGACATCACGATGCACCTGTTAAAAACGACTCGGCACAAAGCTCAATTGTCATTGGTCGATTAATTAATTGCCTCATTAATTCATTGATTCATTCATTGGATATTAACCGTGGACCTGGAACAAGGTGAATGTTTAATTATTACCAGCTGGTGTCAAAAGTATAATAGCGACAGTGTGGGAATGAATCAGTTtcattctgtaagtttcattctgaatgatcactgggtcaaaattgcaCATTGACAGAGTGAACAGATGTGGTGACGGTTCAGGTGGGGACCTTGatcagaactcacctgctctctccacagaagctcaCTGACGGGCTCTCTGTTTACAGCATCTGTTTTGTGCATTTTGCTTACTAGTTTCAAATTACCTTGTGTTAAAGTTGCTGGAATGGGTGTTATTTTTTCTCAGCTTCTCTGGGAGTCGACCTTGGACTAttaggggatcggagaggaacTAAAGGACACAACTAGTGAATCAAACTTTTCATCAGAGTTGGAGAAATAAAACCGTTCGACGTTTGGTGATTTAACCTTTCCCCAGTAACAGGATAAATAGCGAACAGTTCGTGAAATAAGCGTTAAGAGGCCATTGGGCGATAGCGCAAACTGGACGGTTTCgcatcggccgcctgttttacgcTGCGGCCGATATTCAAGTTCTATTTAAGCCAATGGggttgaatatcgggcggggagtaaaacGAATGCATGATCCGATACCGCCGAAGACCAAATATTACCCCCGGATGTCATTTCCACGCCAGTTTTGATCGTTAAATACAACACGGAATACAGACTGAAATGTAACAAGAACACCTTGTACTGCGGTCGGATGAACACAGTCACCGTGTGAATCTCACTCACCTCTTACAGTTATATGTACAGGGTCACTCTCAGCCGACGTTAGCAGccttccccacacatcccctttaTACAGACAGGTGTAATTTCCTCCATCGGTGTGATCTATATTCGTGATGGTGAAAGTGACAGAATTGTCCCGTGCAGCAGTCTGGACATCCGAGTAATTCGCTTCTCCGTGTCTGTATAAGTAAAATGTGAAGCCAGGAAGGACCCCGGGAGTTGTACAATTAAAGGTAACTTTTCCTCCCTTCAAAACAAGACGAGAATCCACTGATATATTTGGTTTGGGTAGACCTGTAATACGAAAGGAAAAAGTAGTGACGAACGATTCAAACGCAATAGAGATTTATTTTTGTGAACCAAAATATTAATATCCTGGACTTAGGtattcagggcataatttcaaagtttgcagatgacacgtaacATCGTTGTAAGCACTGAGGAGGATAATATATACAAAGGGGGAATTGGCCATTCATTAGTGGGATCAAACGGAAGAAAATAAATCAGTTGGGGTTCTATTTTCAAAATCAGCGTTTATCCCTCAAATTTCCCTCTGGGataccagaggaacagagggaaggcATTGATTTTAAATTCGCATTTGTGGTAACTTAGCCGAGCCATAACCTGATTAaaaagagtcatagagttatacagcacggatagaggcccttcggcccatcgtgtccgcgccggccatcagccctgtctactctaatcccatattccagcatttggtccgtagccttgtatgctatggcatttcaagtgctcatccaaatgcttcttgaatgttgtgagggttcctgcctccacaaccctttcaggcagtgagttccagactccaaccaccctctgggtgaaaaagttctttctcaaatcccctctaaacctcccgccttttaccttgaatctatgtccccttgttatagaaccctcaacgaagggaaaaagctccttagtatccatcctatctgtgcccctcataattttgtacacctcaatcatgtcccccctcagcctcctctgctccaaggaaaacaaacccaatctaaaCAGTGGAGATTCCCATTTCAAATAAAGGAGTTAAGTGTTAGCGGGCTCTGGGATGAGCGCGATGCTGGGCAGGCCATCATttgttgcccgtccctaattgccccttgagaaagtggtggtgagccgcctccttgttgaacagctgcagtccatgtggtgaaagtgctccatcgatgctgctaggtagggagttccaggatttttacacaGTGACGATGAAAGAAAAGCGATATATGTCTCAGTCGATATGATTTGTAACTTGGGGGAAATTTGGAGGTAATGCTGTTCCCATCCAGCTGCTATCTTTGTCCTTCTCGGtgttggaggtcgcaggtttgggcgtTACTGTCGAAATCCAACCCAGTGAGATGATATGGAAAACCAGAATGTAATTCATTAAAGTACTCCGAGTTACATGGTTATTTTGAAAATCTCGGCATGCAGTTTCGGTTATCTGACAGAGAAACCTGTAATGTGACAAGTCCAGCCAGTTTGGAGGTGCCTCGTGAGGTGACACTACACTCAGTGGAGTTAATAGTAAAAAGGAAGTCaagggaagggtggggccgattagggaccaaaaaggcgatcttcttgtggaggcagagggcatgtctgAGATACcttatgagtactttgcatctgtcttcactgaggAAGCGGATGCTGCCAATGTTCCAGTAAAGGCGGAGAAACTGGATAGGATGAGAATAGATAAAGACGAGGCACGGAAAATGTTAGCAAAGCTCAGAGTAGAAAAGTCACCgggttcggatgggatgcatcccagcttGCTGAgaaaagtacgggtggaaattgtggagggatgaacccggcaacgacaggccagtcagactaacgtcgatggtggtgaaacttttagagacaataacccgggacaaaattaattggcacttgggaaaatatgggttaataaatgaaagccagcacggatttgttaaaggtaaatcgtgttggactaatttgattgagttctttgatgaagtagtggAGAAGATTGATAAGGGTAATGTAGTTGATGTTTTATATAAAGACCTTCAAAGGGCGTTTCAAAAAGTGCCAtacaatagacttgttggcaaaattgaagcccattggattaaagggcAGTGGATGCGTGGATACGTAATTagcaaagagacagaaagcagagagtagtggtgaatggttgatttTCAAACTCGAATGAAGTGTGCAGTCGTGTCACCCATGGGTCGCGGttgggaccgctgctctttttgatatatggtaatgacctgcacttggatacagagggcataatttcaaattttgcaggagATACGAAACATAGAAAGAAGTGAGGAGGATGGTCACAAACtcaaggaggacatagacagactggtgaaatgggcagacacatggcagatgaaagttaacACAGCGAAGTGCGAAttaattcattttggtaggaagattgaggcgaggcaatagaaactaaatggtacaaatttaaagggggtgggggaacaaagagacctgggggtgtacattcaTTAAActttcaaggtggcaggacaaattgagaaggccgcTAAAGGGGATACTGAATTCTTTATAAACAGATTTAcaggatacaaaagcaaggaagttgtgctaaacatttacaaaacactggttaggcccctgcTGTAGTATTGCGGCGAAATctgcgcaccacactttaggagggatgtcaagaccttagaaaggtacagaggagatttactagaaaagtaaaagggatgaaagacttcagatatgtggaaagactggagaaactgaggaCGCTAAATTAGGCCGTGTCGCGCCCGTTCATTCGGCGCTATgtggcctctccaacatctaaGATGGCGTCTTGCATGCGAACGCACATTTGCAGTGTGATGtgcaccagatgccatcttggtattggaGTTAGCAGTGGGCGAAGATTATGAAgccggaatcatgtaaagtagggagaaaatggcttcaatcagtgtgcaacgctgatttagagtgataaacaccattttgggacttaacgcgcaactcaacgcacagtcttaaccccgaccatctgaacgtgtctaagATTGCCTGGAGGACactcaccggcgctatttaaagcgaCCATGCAGGATATACaaattagtggctggattattgttactggctgccgagacatttgtaactgttcttgGAGACTCTCCCactcttgaatactaggatgcagggacatggcctaacatttagagcaagGACGTGttggagtgaatttaggaaatgcttctacatgcaaagggtgggaaacaGTTCGAATGgtattctgcagatggcagttgatgctggctcacttgtgaaagttaattctgagattgatagatttctgtgaaccaaggctattatgggatattgggctaaggcaggtatatggagttaggtcacaggtccaccgtgatctcattgaacggcagaacaggctcgatgggctaaatgccactgccacttgctgcttcctgatatgcaacatcttctcctgcaagaaagtgcgacgcgtgtttggatgatgtgcctgtcatggttgaatagctgccagtgtgtgtgaccagtgATTTGttagcctgcgctaactcctatactaaaatagtgtctggcgcacatcacgctggaaacgtgcgtgagcatccaagacgccatcttggatagcGAAGAGGCCGTGTcgggccgaaacaatgggcgcaacacgggccgaaacaatgggcgcaacacagcccaatttagcgcccgaacCCTCCCCTTTCCGCCGGGCGTGTTCGTTTAAAGTTATTCTCCAACTATCACCCTGGGTTGTGAGGTAAAGTTTTAGTCGGGATTGATATCATAAATTTCTGACAGTGGAATATAAATCCGTCTGAGGCGGAGGCCTGAAACGGGCGATCGAGCACATTTTATACTCCACAGATTTTAAACACCACCCAattatcatttccattgaagtcaatgtaaaGAAAAACCGGAAGAGATGAGAAACgctctgccgattcactatcctCCATTCTACGATAACGCCTAGTCATAATCTACCCCTAATGCTGTTGAATAGATATTTCAACAATCTCTGCTCCTCCCGCCCCTTTCACTCACCTGCGATAGTGACCGTCACAGCCTCGCTGAGCTGGGACCAAAACTGCCTTCTATTGACGGAGGTTCCATATTGACAGTGGTAGCTCCCTCCTTGGTCTGTTCCGGTGACTCTGAATTTTCCAATGTTGTCCTTTGTGATGATTTGATGAGAGTTCAGAAGTCGGCGATCTCTGTAAAAATGGAAAGTTTGATCGCGATAGTCTCCGGCCACGGTGCAGGTAATTGTAACCGTCTCTCCTTTCAAATACACGCCACTTGGTTGATCAGGGGATATCCGTGGCTTTTTCAGCCTATCTGTGGTAAAATAAACAGAAAGAACAATTGGAAATGAATCTGTGGATTAAGTTACGGTGGAAGTTTGGGAACTCCATACCGATTGTGCGGTGTTGAGGGGAAATGTTTGTATCGGCGGCTGAGATTCGACAAAACAGGAATTGACCATTCATTAGTGGAATCAAACTGAGGTGCGAGAGAAAAGAAATCAGTTTGTGGTTCTATTTCCAAAATTAGGTTTTAGTCCTGAAATTGCACCCTGCGATACGAGGGGAACATGGACAATGCGCTGATTTGAAATTCCCATTCTTTGTCATTTAGGCTATGGTACAAACCGGATATCAAAGAGTGAACTTCTCTGCTGAACCGTGGAGATTGGAACCTCAAATAAAGGAGAGAAGTGATGgtcgatttatttatttatcattCTTGGGGATGTGAATCAATGACATCACTGGAACTGAATATCGGATCGGGCTGATATCAGGCGGCCGATCCGATCCCGCCCGTCTTACACAACTGCCGGTGGCGGATTTCTACTCCATTTTTACTGAAGAACGGGCGCTCGAGCTTCAGCAGCACATTTTATACTCCACCCGTTTTATACACCACCCAATTATCAtctacattgaagtcaatggaaataaaaatcgggagatatGTGAAACagcctgccgattcactatcacccattctaCGCGAGCGCacagtcaaaatctacctctAATGGTGTTGAATAAACATTTTAATAATCTCTGCACCCCTTCACTCACCTGCTATAGTGACCGTCACAGCCTCGCTGATCTGGGACAATAACTGCCTTCTATTGACGGTGGTTCCATATTGACATTGGTACCGCCCTCCTTGATCTGCTCTGCTGACCTTGAATGTTGCAATGTTGTCCTTTGCGAGGACTTGATGAGAGTACACCGGTGGGCTACCTCTGTAAAAATGGAAGGTTTTATCGCGATAGTATCCGGTCACGATGCAGGTAATGGTAACCGTCTCTCCTttcaaatacaccccagtcgGTTTATCAGGGGATATCCTTGGCGTTGTTATCGGATCTGTGGCAAAATGAATGGAAAGAACAATTAGAAATGGATCTGTGGATTATGTGTACGGTGGAAGGTTGGGAACTCAATACCGATTGTGCTGTGTTGTCGGGAACAGTTTGCATCAGGACTGAAATTCGACAAAACTGGAATTGGCCATTCATTCGTGGAATCAAACTGAGGTACGAGAGAAAATAAATCAGATTGTGGTTCTATGCCCAATCCTGCCCGTTTTACACAACTGCCGTGGcggaaatctaccccattgttacAGAGACCCTGTCAGGAGCTGAGCGCACAGACCCTCTCTGTGAACATTAAACACTGTTACATAGACTCTGTCAGGATCTGAGTGCAGAGGCCCTCTCTGTGAACATTAAATATAGTTACAGAGACCCTGTCAGGTGCTGAGCGCAGAGACCCCCTCTGTGAATATTAAACTTTTACAAAGACCCTGTCAGGAGCTGAGCGCCGAtggcctctctctgaatattaaacACTGTTACAGAGACCCTGTCTGGAGCTGAGCGCGGAGAAGCTCTCGGTGAATAGTAAACATTGTTGCGGACACCCTGTCAGAAGATGAGCGCAGAGACCCTCTTTGTGAATATTAAACGCTGCTACATAGACCATGTCAGGAGCTGAGTGCAGAGACCCTCTCTGTGAATATTAAACACTGTTACAGAGACCCTGTCAGAAGCTGAGCGAAGAGACTCTCTCTGTGAATAGTAAACATTGTTACAAAGACCATGTCAGGAGCTGAGCGCAGAGACGCTCCCTGTGAATATTAAACTCAGTTATATTTAATCAAGTAGGAATTTTTGTACTTATCAAGGGCGTTGAAATATTAACAATCTCAGCCCCCTTCACTCACCTGCTATAGTGACCGTCACAGCCTCGCTGATCTGAGACGATAACCACATGCTATTGATGAATGTTTCATATTTGCACTGGTACCGCCCTCCTTGGTCTGCTCTGGTAACCGGGAATGTTCCAACGTTGTCATTTGTGATGATCTGATCAGTGGACAGCAGTCGTCTATCTCTGTAAAAATAGAAGTTTTTATTGGGATAGTCTCCGGTCACGGTGCAGGTAATGGTAGCCGTCTCTCCTTTCAAATAAACACCAGTCGATTGATCAGGGGATATCCCTGGCGTTGTAAGCGGACCTGTAGTGAAATTAATGCAAAGAACAATTAAAAATGGATCTGTGGATTACGTGTACTGTCGAAGTTTAGGAACTCAATAACGATTGCGCTG
The window above is part of the Heptranchias perlo isolate sHepPer1 unplaced genomic scaffold, sHepPer1.hap1 HAP1_SCAFFOLD_70, whole genome shotgun sequence genome. Proteins encoded here:
- the LOC137318328 gene encoding immunoglobulin superfamily member 1-like, with the translated sequence MPQSSTSSKMDTTGFLLLFVIFGARQSVSQGPLTTPGISPDQSTGVYLKGETATITCTVTGDYPNKNFYFYRDRRLLSTDQIITNDNVGTFPVTRADQGGRYQCKYETFINSMWLSSQISEAVTVTIADPITTPRISPDKPTGVYLKGETVTITCIVTGYYRDKTFHFYRGSPPVYSHQVLAKDNIATFKVSRADQGGRYQCQYGTTVNRRQLLSQISEAVTVTIADRLKKPRISPDQPSGVYLKGETVTITCTVAGDYRDQTFHFYRDRRLLNSHQIITKDNIGKFRVTGTDQGGSYHCQYGTSVNRRQFWSQLSEAVTVTIAGLPKPNISVDSRLVLKGGKVTFNCTTPGVLPGFTFYLYRHGEANYSDVQTAARDNSVTFTITNIDHTDGGNYTCLYKGDVWGRLLTSAESDPVHITVRDRFVALEVGVGSAVILILILALLGVCFWKKGTCKRNREMRTTAPPSDQTNEALTYAVLNLQTLPRKDGGQRNIIQSFGEESSTYAVVKR